From a single Chloracidobacterium sp. genomic region:
- a CDS encoding alpha/beta fold hydrolase: MTQLAHITRLLSRLGQKPNIAPTPSQTVYQENKMRVLGYPPAPKRLRRRPGPVLIVNSLINKYYILDLTPGKSFVAYLAGEGVPVYMIDWGVPDAGDARLTLAHHVNQYLQHAVEAVCADASAEQVILLGYCMGGTLSLMYTALHPARVRGLVLLATPVDFNNDAILNLWTRREYFDVDKLVDTFGNPPERLLQSTFMMMKPTKNITKYVDLLQHADNEDFVETFLAFDYWVNDVVSLPGETFRQFVKWCYQENQLVQGRLKLGRRTVKLEQITVPLLNVVANHDDVVPRASSEALMSLVGSREKELLAVNGGHHGLSIGKSAVEVVWPSIAKWVKRRWREGE, encoded by the coding sequence ATGACGCAACTGGCGCACATCACGCGCTTGCTAAGCCGCCTTGGGCAAAAACCTAACATTGCTCCAACGCCATCGCAGACGGTGTATCAGGAAAACAAAATGCGCGTTCTTGGCTACCCGCCTGCGCCCAAACGGTTGCGGCGGCGGCCAGGGCCGGTTCTGATTGTCAACTCGCTCATCAACAAGTACTACATTCTTGACCTGACGCCGGGAAAAAGTTTCGTCGCCTATCTCGCTGGCGAAGGCGTTCCAGTCTACATGATTGACTGGGGCGTTCCTGATGCTGGCGACGCGCGGCTCACACTCGCTCACCACGTCAACCAGTATTTACAGCACGCGGTTGAGGCTGTCTGCGCCGACGCCAGCGCGGAGCAAGTCATCCTGCTCGGCTACTGCATGGGCGGAACACTCTCGCTGATGTACACAGCGTTGCATCCGGCGCGTGTCCGGGGACTGGTGCTGCTGGCGACGCCCGTGGACTTCAACAACGACGCCATCCTCAACCTATGGACGCGCCGCGAATACTTTGACGTGGACAAACTCGTGGACACCTTCGGCAATCCGCCAGAACGGCTTTTGCAGTCCACCTTTATGATGATGAAGCCCACGAAGAACATCACCAAGTACGTGGACTTGCTTCAGCACGCCGACAACGAGGATTTCGTTGAAACCTTTCTGGCCTTTGATTACTGGGTCAACGACGTGGTGTCGCTGCCGGGTGAGACGTTTCGGCAGTTTGTGAAGTGGTGCTATCAGGAAAACCAACTGGTGCAGGGACGGCTCAAGCTCGGACGGCGAACGGTTAAGTTGGAACAGATTACCGTACCGCTGTTGAATGTCGTCGCCAACCACGATGATGTCGTGCCGCGCGCGTCATCGGAAGCGCTGATGTCGCTGGTGGGAAGTCGGGAAAAAGAGCTGTTGGCTGTCAACGGCGGGCATCATGGGTTGTCCATCGGGAAAAGCGCCGTCGAGGTCGTCTGGCCGAGCATTGCCAAGTGGGTCAAACGGCGGTGGCGTGAAGGCGAATGA
- a CDS encoding aldehyde dehydrogenase family protein produces MSTSSTVASATATDAVPTYRMLIDGQLVAAEGGRVFHTLSPADGRPLAAVPHASIADAERAVQAARAAFELGTWRNADGSMRAKVLNRIADLLEAHLEDFAQLEASDQGKPAGYARALEIPVVIDTFRHFAGWADKIYGETIPVPAAGLDFTLREPIGVCVGFAPNNYPLALAAFKIAPALAAGNSMVLKPSPATPLTALKLGELCTAAGLPDGVLNIITEPGHDVAAYLLEHPDVDLISLTGGTETGKLVSRAAAGTLKRVLLELGGKSPFIICPDADLDLAVTGALMGTFYNSGQTCTASTRLFVHRSVYDEFLDRFAAAADRLVVGHPLDEATNNGPLVTRAQYEKVLSYIELGRREGARLVTGGVRPTNLPETGNYLRPTVFADARNDMRIAREEIFGPVAAVIPFEDEDDAVAQANDSIYGLAASVWTRDIKRGLNLMKSLRVGQVWINNHNIFFPHAPFGGYKQSGNAREGGAEALRHYTQVKNVYVELGDVLMSPF; encoded by the coding sequence ATGTCCACTTCATCCACCGTCGCGTCGGCGACGGCGACCGACGCCGTCCCGACCTACCGCATGCTCATTGACGGCCAACTTGTCGCCGCCGAAGGTGGCCGTGTGTTTCATACGCTGTCGCCCGCTGACGGCCGCCCTCTCGCCGCCGTTCCGCACGCTTCCATCGCCGACGCCGAACGCGCCGTGCAGGCAGCGCGCGCCGCGTTTGAACTTGGAACGTGGCGCAACGCCGACGGCTCAATGCGCGCCAAAGTGCTCAACCGCATCGCCGACTTGCTTGAAGCGCATTTGGAAGACTTCGCCCAACTCGAAGCAAGCGATCAGGGAAAACCGGCTGGTTACGCGCGCGCCCTTGAAATCCCAGTCGTCATTGACACCTTTCGGCACTTCGCCGGCTGGGCCGACAAAATCTACGGCGAGACGATTCCCGTGCCGGCCGCCGGCTTGGATTTTACGCTCCGCGAGCCAATCGGCGTCTGCGTCGGCTTTGCGCCGAACAACTACCCGCTGGCGCTGGCCGCCTTCAAAATCGCACCGGCGCTCGCCGCCGGCAACAGCATGGTGCTCAAGCCCTCGCCGGCGACGCCGTTGACGGCGCTAAAGCTGGGCGAACTATGTACAGCGGCCGGCCTTCCCGACGGTGTTCTCAACATCATCACCGAACCCGGACACGACGTAGCCGCCTACCTGCTGGAACATCCCGACGTAGATTTGATTTCACTCACTGGCGGGACAGAGACCGGTAAGTTGGTCAGCCGAGCCGCTGCTGGGACGCTCAAGCGCGTCCTGCTTGAACTTGGCGGCAAATCGCCCTTCATCATCTGCCCGGACGCCGATCTTGACCTCGCTGTGACGGGCGCGCTGATGGGGACGTTTTACAACTCCGGCCAAACCTGTACGGCGAGCACCCGCTTGTTTGTCCACCGCAGTGTCTATGACGAATTTCTCGACCGTTTCGCAGCCGCGGCCGACCGGCTGGTGGTCGGGCATCCGCTGGATGAAGCCACCAACAACGGGCCGCTCGTCACCCGCGCCCAGTATGAAAAAGTGTTGAGCTACATTGAGCTGGGACGCAGGGAAGGCGCGCGATTGGTGACGGGCGGCGTCCGCCCGACGAACCTGCCGGAGACCGGCAACTACCTGCGCCCAACTGTTTTCGCCGATGCTCGCAACGACATGCGGATCGCCCGCGAAGAAATCTTCGGCCCTGTCGCCGCCGTTATCCCCTTTGAGGACGAAGACGACGCCGTAGCTCAGGCGAACGATTCAATCTACGGGCTGGCGGCGTCGGTTTGGACACGCGACATCAAACGCGGGCTGAACCTGATGAAATCACTCCGCGTCGGGCAGGTGTGGATCAACAACCACAACATCTTTTTCCCGCATGCGCCGTTTGGCGGCTACAAACAAAGCGGCAATGCGCGCGAAGGCGGGGCCGAGGCGCTGCGCCACTACACGCAGGTCAAAAACGTCTACGTTGAACTGGGCGACGTGCTGATGAGTCCGTTCTAA
- the hemH gene encoding ferrochelatase has protein sequence MNIRAFKRPQPPRPGVLLLNLGGPEKLADVEPFLRNLFSDPSIIRLPFPVLQRPVGWLIAKLRRRKSMRLYEQIGGGSPQRRITMAQAAALQDELARQGVGARVYVGMVCWHPLIESTFQQILQDRITHLVVLPLFPHFSVTTTGAAAKKLIGCFDQYGGVREMRRSYVTHYETEPGYIAALTDLIVDEMRRFPDPRPEAVQLLFSAHSIPTKYVERGDPYLRHHERTIAAVMTALERRLGVRPPHFLSFQSKVGPVRWLEPSTEDTIRRFAREGWEQILTVPISFVSEHIETLYELDIQYQALAREVGIPHFRRVPALNCHRAFIRGLASLARARLTAVHQYHLAEQAARG, from the coding sequence ATGAACATTCGAGCTTTCAAGCGTCCCCAACCGCCGCGCCCTGGCGTGCTGCTCCTCAATCTGGGCGGCCCGGAAAAGCTGGCGGACGTCGAGCCTTTTCTGCGCAACCTCTTCTCCGACCCTTCTATTATCCGCCTGCCGTTTCCGGTGTTGCAGCGTCCGGTCGGTTGGCTCATCGCCAAGCTGCGGCGGCGGAAGTCCATGCGGTTGTACGAACAGATCGGCGGCGGGTCGCCGCAACGGCGCATCACAATGGCACAGGCGGCGGCGCTCCAAGACGAACTTGCACGGCAGGGCGTCGGCGCACGGGTGTACGTCGGCATGGTGTGCTGGCATCCGCTGATCGAAAGCACCTTCCAGCAGATTCTTCAAGACCGCATTACGCATCTGGTTGTCCTGCCGCTTTTTCCCCACTTTTCAGTGACGACCACCGGCGCGGCGGCCAAGAAACTCATCGGCTGCTTTGATCAGTACGGCGGCGTCCGCGAGATGCGGCGCAGTTACGTCACCCACTACGAAACTGAGCCGGGCTACATTGCAGCGCTGACCGACCTCATCGTGGACGAGATGCGGCGCTTCCCCGATCCGCGTCCCGAAGCCGTCCAGCTGCTTTTCAGCGCGCACAGTATTCCGACCAAGTACGTTGAGCGCGGCGATCCCTACCTGCGCCACCATGAACGAACCATCGCGGCCGTGATGACGGCGCTTGAACGGCGCTTGGGGGTCCGTCCGCCGCATTTTCTTTCATTCCAGAGCAAGGTTGGCCCAGTGCGGTGGCTAGAGCCTTCCACGGAAGACACCATTCGGCGCTTTGCCCGCGAAGGCTGGGAGCAGATTTTGACCGTGCCAATCAGCTTCGTCTCGGAGCACATTGAGACGCTCTACGAACTGGATATCCAGTACCAAGCGCTCGCCCGTGAAGTCGGCATCCCGCATTTCCGGCGCGTCCCAGCGCTGAACTGCCACCGCGCCTTCATTCGTGGGTTAGCGTCGCTGGCGCGGGCGCGGCTGACGGCCGTTCACCAGTACCACTTAGCGGAACAAGCAGCTAGAGGTTGA
- a CDS encoding DUF3810 domain-containing protein: MSMRPLCRPPALTWTLWLLAIGVSGSAYGLRALAERQPVWVETIYARRLYPRLASWVSAPARLVSFSLAECLLSMLLAGGCGLLLWALWKGRRRRPRLTILLGRGVPVMILACGLGTHIFLLLFGYHYARPAVQNTFGLTPPPPNPVALEQFARLCIERANAELAAAAPEMDAEQGSRLPLSPTQLADLLTESFRRCPELAYLADLQLAPPKAPWSSRLMARAGIAGIFIPFTGEPHYDANQPAASLPFTIAHEMAHQRGFAFESEANFVAAVVCIRSNHPYVRYSGWAGAARYALRDLARTPERYRTVAALASDGLRADWRAQERYWLRHASGRLARVSARINHAYLQVNGVASGLANYGEVTGWLLAWQAAEKT; the protein is encoded by the coding sequence ATGAGCATGCGTCCTCTGTGTCGTCCACCCGCGCTGACGTGGACTCTCTGGCTGCTAGCGATTGGAGTAAGCGGCAGCGCTTACGGGTTGCGTGCGCTGGCGGAACGTCAACCAGTATGGGTCGAGACAATTTACGCCCGGCGGCTGTATCCACGGCTGGCGTCTTGGGTCTCTGCCCCAGCCCGGCTGGTTTCGTTTTCCCTCGCCGAATGTCTGCTGAGCATGCTGTTAGCGGGCGGCTGTGGGCTTCTTCTGTGGGCGCTCTGGAAAGGGCGTCGCCGGCGGCCGCGACTGACCATTCTGCTAGGACGCGGCGTGCCGGTCATGATTTTGGCCTGCGGACTGGGGACACACATCTTTTTACTGCTGTTCGGCTACCACTACGCCCGGCCTGCTGTCCAGAACACTTTTGGGTTGACGCCGCCGCCGCCCAATCCGGTTGCTCTAGAACAGTTCGCGCGCCTCTGCATTGAGCGGGCTAACGCCGAACTGGCCGCCGCCGCGCCGGAGATGGATGCCGAACAAGGCAGCCGTCTCCCTTTGTCGCCAACGCAGCTTGCCGACTTGCTGACGGAAAGTTTTCGCCGCTGCCCTGAATTGGCCTATCTAGCCGACCTTCAGTTGGCGCCGCCCAAAGCGCCGTGGTCATCGCGACTGATGGCGCGCGCCGGCATCGCCGGCATTTTCATTCCCTTCACGGGTGAGCCGCACTACGACGCCAACCAGCCGGCCGCGAGCTTGCCGTTCACTATCGCGCATGAAATGGCTCATCAGCGCGGTTTCGCTTTCGAAAGCGAGGCTAACTTCGTCGCCGCCGTCGTGTGCATTCGGTCAAACCACCCATATGTTCGATATAGCGGCTGGGCCGGAGCTGCCCGCTACGCCTTGCGCGACTTGGCGCGGACGCCGGAGCGATACCGGACGGTTGCGGCGCTGGCCAGCGATGGACTCCGCGCCGATTGGCGGGCGCAGGAGCGCTACTGGTTGCGTCATGCTTCGGGGCGACTAGCCCGCGTGTCGGCGCGCATCAACCACGCCTACCTTCAAGTGAACGGTGTAGCGTCCGGCCTTGCCAACTACGGTGAAGTCACCGGCTGGCTGCTAGCCTGGCAAGCGGCTGAAAAGACGTAG
- a CDS encoding metallophosphatase domain-containing protein: MSVRIVVISDTHGNHDFKVPEGDVLIHAGDFTRRGTMDELHLFDAFLKRQPHPYKFVIAGNHDHCAQENGNGPAALLENAVYLMDSAATVCGLKFYGSPWQPWFMNGAFNLWKKSALREKWELIPEDTDVLITHTPPYDILDRTQFGWRVGCGELRAVVERIAPRLHVFGHIHEAYGRVRRGTTEFVNAALCNLRYRLVNAPVVVDLDV, encoded by the coding sequence ATGTCTGTGCGCATCGTTGTCATCAGCGATACCCACGGCAACCACGACTTCAAAGTGCCGGAGGGGGACGTTCTCATCCACGCCGGTGACTTCACCCGCCGTGGTACCATGGACGAACTGCATTTGTTTGACGCTTTTCTGAAGCGGCAACCGCATCCATACAAGTTTGTCATAGCCGGCAACCATGACCATTGCGCGCAGGAAAACGGGAACGGGCCGGCGGCGTTGTTAGAAAACGCCGTGTACCTCATGGACAGCGCGGCGACGGTCTGTGGTTTGAAGTTCTACGGCAGTCCGTGGCAGCCGTGGTTTATGAACGGCGCGTTCAATCTCTGGAAGAAGTCGGCGCTGCGTGAGAAGTGGGAGTTGATTCCCGAAGACACGGACGTACTCATTACGCACACACCGCCCTATGACATCCTTGACCGGACGCAGTTTGGTTGGCGGGTGGGGTGTGGGGAACTACGCGCCGTGGTAGAGCGCATCGCGCCGCGCCTGCATGTTTTCGGGCACATTCACGAAGCCTACGGGCGCGTCCGACGCGGCACCACGGAGTTCGTCAACGCGGCGCTTTGCAATCTGCGTTACCGCCTCGTCAACGCGCCCGTAGTGGTTGATCTTGATGTGTGA
- a CDS encoding DUF190 domain-containing protein — translation MAARKLEGMAQALQIFIGDDDMWETEPLHRALVHRLRLAGAAGVTVTRGLAGFGLSGQIRAADRLGGATDLPVVVTVIDKPEHISGLLPIVDEMVRDGLVVRFDVEILRHRDDE, via the coding sequence ATGGCGGCGCGTAAACTCGAAGGCATGGCGCAGGCGCTTCAAATCTTTATCGGTGACGATGACATGTGGGAAACCGAACCGCTCCACCGGGCGTTGGTGCATCGCCTCCGCTTAGCTGGGGCGGCCGGTGTGACGGTGACGCGCGGACTGGCCGGCTTCGGCCTCAGCGGCCAGATTCGAGCGGCCGACCGGCTGGGCGGCGCAACCGACCTGCCGGTGGTGGTGACGGTAATTGACAAGCCGGAGCACATCTCCGGCCTGCTGCCCATTGTGGACGAAATGGTTCGAGACGGTCTTGTTGTCCGCTTCGATGTGGAGATTCTGCGCCACCGCGACGACGAGTGA
- a CDS encoding ATP-binding protein: protein MRTLFIKIFLWFWLAMAGLTVLVTVVGSLTASDVVWPGRRTLTAATTLYAETAVLLYEQQGAAAVEHYLRRVLETAKLQAALLDESGQPLAGAPPPDWPMGRDGARREDFTVVDGKTFLLRPVTGTGGRRYLLATVFDRNLLPPPPMWTRARVIRLVVFVLGSGVVCYGLAWYLTRPIGRLRRTAQRLAAGDLAARTGAKLGRLTDEIGGLARDFDAMAERIESLVTAQRRLFGDISHELRSPLARLRVALELAQRKAGEEARPYLERIERDAERLDELVGQLLALARLESEATLAESKMLDVAALTQEVATDADFEARAAGRTVTCRIASEAAHQRILGDEELLRRALENVMRNAVRHTPEGSSVEVTVDAKERNLLITVRDHGKGVPSDALEAIFKPFYRVETARDRASGGVGLGLAIAAQAVQLHGGCITAENLADGFQVTLALPTLGGVAVPAAG from the coding sequence ATGCGCACGCTATTCATCAAAATCTTTCTCTGGTTCTGGCTGGCGATGGCGGGGCTTACTGTCTTGGTGACGGTGGTCGGCTCGCTGACGGCCTCGGATGTCGTCTGGCCCGGACGCCGGACACTGACGGCGGCGACCACGCTCTACGCTGAAACGGCCGTCCTGCTGTACGAACAACAGGGAGCGGCGGCCGTGGAGCATTACCTGCGGCGTGTTCTGGAAACGGCCAAGCTGCAAGCGGCGCTCCTTGACGAGAGCGGCCAACCACTGGCCGGCGCGCCGCCGCCCGACTGGCCGATGGGGCGTGACGGCGCGCGCCGCGAAGATTTTACGGTCGTGGACGGCAAGACATTTTTGTTGCGACCAGTGACGGGCACCGGCGGCCGGCGCTACCTGCTAGCGACCGTGTTTGACCGCAATCTGTTGCCGCCGCCCCCGATGTGGACGCGCGCGCGGGTCATTCGGCTGGTGGTGTTTGTGCTCGGTAGCGGCGTGGTGTGTTATGGGTTGGCATGGTACTTGACGCGCCCCATCGGCCGCCTGCGACGGACGGCGCAACGCTTGGCGGCGGGCGATCTGGCGGCGCGAACGGGCGCGAAACTGGGGCGTCTCACGGACGAAATCGGGGGCTTGGCGCGCGATTTCGACGCTATGGCGGAACGCATCGAGTCGCTTGTCACGGCTCAACGCCGTCTTTTCGGCGATATTTCCCACGAGTTGCGGTCGCCGCTGGCCCGGTTGCGGGTGGCGCTGGAACTCGCTCAGCGCAAGGCCGGCGAGGAAGCCCGACCGTACTTGGAGCGTATCGAACGCGACGCCGAACGGCTAGATGAGCTTGTCGGGCAGTTGCTGGCGCTGGCGCGTTTGGAGAGTGAGGCGACGCTGGCCGAGTCAAAAATGCTCGATGTCGCCGCCCTGACGCAGGAAGTGGCCACGGACGCCGACTTTGAAGCGCGCGCCGCTGGACGAACCGTAACCTGCCGGATTGCGTCGGAGGCCGCCCATCAGCGCATCCTCGGTGATGAGGAATTGCTCCGGCGTGCGCTGGAAAACGTCATGCGCAACGCCGTTCGGCACACGCCGGAGGGGTCGTCGGTTGAGGTGACGGTTGACGCCAAAGAGCGAAACTTGCTCATCACGGTGCGGGATCACGGCAAGGGTGTACCGTCCGATGCGCTGGAGGCGATTTTCAAGCCGTTTTATCGGGTTGAGACGGCGCGCGACCGAGCCAGCGGCGGCGTCGGTCTGGGACTGGCGATTGCCGCGCAAGCGGTTCAACTTCATGGCGGATGCATCACCGCCGAAAATCTGGCGGACGGCTTTCAGGTGACATTGGCGCTGCCGACCCTTGGCGGCGTCGCCGTCCCGGCGGCAGGTTGA
- a CDS encoding 5-(carboxyamino)imidazole ribonucleotide synthase, protein MTQRIAILGGGQLARMSAYAAYRLGCEVGIVARPGDDSPALLTATERFIGDWSSLELLDTVAAYADAVLLENEFIAPDILRYLEATGKPRVAPSSHTIALVQDKFAQKTALAQAGLPVPRFAATDSPDEVLEVSRRFGLPLVLKCRTNGYDGYGNELIRSAADIAPAFEKLRKRGSSLMAEEFVPFTKELAVMAVRNRRGEEVIYPVVETIQHAHVCHTVLAPAAISEATAASVTALARRVLEAIAGVGIFGIELFLLNDGEVLINEIAPRPHNSGHYTIEACETSQFENHVRAGLDLPLGSPRMRSPVAVMVNLLGGFDAPARPIGLETALQVPGVTVHLYGKKASRPGRKMGHVTALGDDLAETRERALRAARAITI, encoded by the coding sequence ATGACGCAGCGGATCGCCATTTTGGGCGGCGGCCAACTGGCGCGGATGTCGGCTTATGCGGCGTACCGGCTAGGATGTGAAGTGGGAATTGTCGCGCGGCCGGGGGACGATAGCCCTGCCCTACTAACGGCGACTGAACGCTTCATCGGGGATTGGTCATCCCTAGAACTGCTTGACACAGTTGCAGCCTACGCCGACGCTGTCTTACTTGAGAACGAGTTTATTGCGCCCGACATTTTGCGCTACTTGGAGGCGACGGGGAAGCCGCGGGTCGCGCCGTCTTCGCACACGATTGCGCTGGTTCAGGACAAATTTGCCCAAAAAACGGCGCTAGCGCAGGCAGGATTGCCCGTCCCACGCTTTGCGGCGACTGATTCCCCGGACGAAGTGCTGGAAGTCAGCCGGCGGTTTGGCCTGCCGTTAGTGCTCAAGTGCCGGACAAACGGTTATGACGGCTACGGGAACGAACTCATTCGCAGCGCGGCCGATATTGCGCCGGCTTTTGAGAAACTGCGCAAGCGCGGGAGTTCTCTGATGGCTGAAGAGTTTGTCCCCTTCACCAAGGAACTCGCCGTCATGGCCGTACGCAACCGACGCGGCGAAGAGGTGATCTATCCAGTGGTTGAAACCATCCAGCATGCGCATGTGTGCCATACGGTGTTGGCGCCGGCCGCCATATCGGAGGCGACAGCGGCGTCTGTCACGGCGTTAGCCCGGCGAGTGCTGGAAGCAATTGCGGGCGTCGGCATCTTCGGCATTGAACTGTTCTTGCTCAACGACGGAGAGGTGCTCATCAACGAGATTGCGCCGCGTCCACATAATTCAGGTCACTACACGATTGAGGCGTGTGAAACGTCGCAGTTTGAAAATCACGTTCGGGCTGGGCTCGACTTACCGCTGGGTTCACCGCGTATGCGGTCGCCGGTGGCGGTCATGGTCAATTTGCTGGGCGGGTTCGATGCGCCGGCGCGTCCTATCGGACTGGAAACTGCACTGCAAGTGCCGGGCGTGACGGTTCATCTGTACGGCAAGAAGGCGTCGCGTCCAGGCCGTAAGATGGGTCATGTCACAGCGCTGGGGGATGACCTCGCAGAGACCCGTGAACGCGCTTTGCGGGCGGCGCGCGCGATTACGATTTAG
- a CDS encoding ferrous iron transport protein A — protein sequence MKRWLAALRPSTSPPVADRPLTLADVPAGDRVRIARLLDIAGAETLRERGLCETAEVRVITAGDPLVCSVLGVRMTLNRRTAQGVLVERLP from the coding sequence ATGAAACGGTGGCTTGCCGCTTTACGTCCTTCCACTTCGCCGCCGGTCGCCGACCGACCGTTGACGCTGGCGGATGTTCCCGCCGGCGACCGTGTGCGAATTGCGCGTCTTCTGGACATCGCCGGCGCGGAAACGCTGCGGGAACGCGGTCTCTGCGAGACGGCCGAAGTGCGCGTCATCACCGCCGGCGATCCGCTGGTGTGTTCCGTACTCGGCGTGCGAATGACGCTCAACCGCCGGACGGCGCAGGGCGTGCTTGTGGAACGTTTGCCATGA
- a CDS encoding ferrous iron transport protein A has product MTLDTLEVGATARVERVRGGRAIVQRLQEMGMTTGVMVKVIRVAPLGDPLEVELRGYRLSLRKDEAAAVEVSAL; this is encoded by the coding sequence ATGACGCTCGATACGCTGGAGGTCGGAGCGACGGCCCGCGTTGAGCGCGTACGCGGCGGCCGCGCCATTGTTCAGCGCCTACAGGAGATGGGGATGACAACCGGCGTTATGGTCAAGGTCATTCGCGTCGCCCCGCTGGGCGACCCGCTGGAAGTGGAGTTGCGCGGCTACCGGCTGTCGTTGCGCAAAGACGAAGCCGCCGCCGTTGAAGTTTCCGCACTGTGA
- a CDS encoding response regulator transcription factor has protein sequence MERILVVDDDTELCELVAEYLAAEGFAVEVAHDGELGVKRATNEPFALLILDVMLPKLDGFETLKRIRAVSHVPTLMLTARGDDDDRIIGLESGADDYLAKPFNPRELVARIRAILRRTKPELLAEKLTVGDLELDCGARSVRKDGRPVAVTSVEFDILTQLLRHAGQIVSRDDLSLRALGRPFHPLDRSVDMHVSNLRKKLGPHADGSERIKSVRGVGYLYALCSSANKPRPHA, from the coding sequence ATGGAGCGGATTCTAGTCGTTGACGACGACACCGAACTGTGCGAACTCGTGGCGGAGTATCTAGCCGCCGAAGGCTTTGCGGTTGAGGTGGCGCACGACGGCGAGCTTGGCGTCAAGCGGGCGACCAACGAGCCGTTCGCGCTGCTGATCCTCGATGTCATGCTCCCAAAGCTGGACGGTTTTGAAACCCTCAAGCGAATCCGAGCCGTATCGCATGTCCCGACGCTGATGCTGACGGCGCGCGGCGACGACGACGATCGCATCATCGGTCTCGAAAGCGGCGCGGATGACTATCTCGCCAAGCCCTTCAACCCGCGCGAACTCGTCGCCCGCATTCGGGCGATCCTGCGCCGAACCAAGCCGGAGCTGCTGGCGGAAAAGCTGACGGTCGGCGATTTGGAACTGGACTGCGGCGCGCGCAGCGTCCGCAAGGACGGGCGGCCGGTAGCCGTCACCTCGGTGGAGTTCGACATCCTGACGCAGTTGTTGCGGCACGCCGGCCAAATCGTCTCGCGCGATGACCTGTCGTTGCGGGCTTTGGGACGTCCGTTTCATCCGCTTGACCGGAGTGTGGATATGCACGTCAGCAACCTGCGTAAAAAGCTCGGCCCACACGCAGACGGTAGTGAGCGCATCAAGTCGGTGCGCGGCGTCGGGTATCTCTACGCGCTGTGTTCGTCCGCCAACAAGCCGCGTCCGCACGCCTAG